Proteins from one Nakamurella multipartita DSM 44233 genomic window:
- a CDS encoding polyribonucleotide nucleotidyltransferase → MSDPTTTSATAVLDNGSFGTRTVRFETGRLAQQAAGAVAAYLDDDTMLLSATSVGKHPKEQFDFFPLTIDVEERMYAAGRIPGSFFRREGRPSEDAILTCRLIDRPLRPTFTNGLRNEVQVVITVMALNPDDLYDVLAINAASASTQISGLPFSGPVAGVRVALIDGQWVAFPRHSELERAVFDMVVAGRLAGDDVAIMMVEAEATTATVGLVAGGAVAPTEEVVAEGLEAAKPFLRVLCQAQNELAGKSAKPVAEFPLFPAYQEDAFAAVENVASDELAQALTIAGKQDRDAAVDAVKARVYEQLSATFAGRESELGNAFRSVTKKLVRQRVLKDKVRIDGRGLTDIRTLGAEVGYLPRVHGSALFERGETQILGVTTLNMLRMEQQLDTLAPENRKRYMHNYNFPPYSTGETGRVGSPKRREIGHGALAERALVPVLPTREEFPYAIRQVSEALGSNGSTSMGSVCASTLSLLNAGVPLKAAVAGIAMGLVSDTVTAEDGTSSVQYVALTDILGAEDAFGDMDFKVAGTRQFVTALQLDTKLDGIPSEVLRGALVQARDARFTILDVMHEAIDAPDPMSENAPRITTIKVPVDKIGEVIGPKGKMINSITEQTGADIAIEDDGTIFVSGPDGGAVQAAIDIINSIANPQLPKVGERFLGTVVKTTAFGAFVSLLPGRDGLVHISKLGSGKRIAKVEDVVNVGDKLQVEIVEIDARGKISLVPVKADDPADAPAPADSAPVAEPEPAQV, encoded by the coding sequence ATGTCAGATCCGACCACCACCAGCGCCACCGCCGTCCTGGACAACGGCTCGTTCGGGACCCGCACGGTCCGGTTCGAGACCGGCCGGCTGGCCCAGCAGGCCGCCGGCGCCGTCGCCGCCTACCTGGACGACGACACCATGCTGTTGTCGGCCACCAGCGTCGGCAAGCATCCGAAAGAGCAGTTCGACTTCTTCCCGCTCACGATCGACGTCGAGGAGCGGATGTACGCGGCCGGGCGCATCCCCGGATCCTTCTTCCGCCGCGAGGGCCGTCCGTCCGAGGACGCGATCCTGACCTGCCGGCTGATCGACCGCCCGCTGCGCCCCACCTTCACCAACGGGCTGCGCAACGAGGTCCAGGTCGTCATCACCGTGATGGCGCTGAACCCGGACGACCTGTACGACGTGCTGGCCATCAACGCCGCGTCGGCGTCCACCCAGATCTCCGGTCTGCCGTTCTCCGGCCCCGTCGCCGGCGTCCGCGTGGCCCTCATCGACGGCCAGTGGGTCGCCTTCCCGCGGCACTCCGAGCTGGAGCGGGCGGTGTTCGACATGGTGGTCGCCGGCCGGCTGGCCGGTGATGATGTCGCGATCATGATGGTCGAGGCCGAGGCCACCACCGCCACCGTCGGCCTGGTCGCCGGCGGCGCCGTCGCGCCGACCGAGGAGGTCGTCGCCGAGGGTCTGGAGGCGGCCAAGCCGTTCCTGCGGGTGCTGTGCCAGGCGCAGAACGAGCTGGCCGGCAAGTCGGCCAAGCCGGTCGCCGAGTTCCCGCTCTTCCCGGCCTACCAGGAAGACGCCTTCGCGGCCGTCGAGAACGTGGCCTCCGACGAGCTGGCCCAGGCGCTGACCATCGCCGGCAAGCAGGACCGCGACGCCGCCGTGGACGCGGTCAAGGCCCGGGTCTACGAGCAGCTCTCGGCGACCTTCGCCGGCCGGGAGTCCGAGCTGGGCAACGCGTTCCGCTCGGTGACCAAGAAGCTGGTCCGCCAGCGGGTGCTCAAGGACAAGGTCCGCATCGACGGCCGTGGCCTGACCGACATCCGCACCCTGGGCGCCGAGGTCGGCTACCTGCCGCGGGTGCACGGGAGCGCGCTGTTCGAGCGGGGCGAGACCCAGATCCTGGGCGTCACCACGCTGAACATGCTCCGGATGGAGCAGCAGCTGGACACGCTGGCGCCGGAGAACCGCAAGCGCTACATGCACAACTACAACTTCCCGCCCTACTCGACCGGTGAGACCGGCCGGGTCGGCTCGCCCAAGCGGCGCGAGATCGGGCACGGCGCCCTGGCCGAGCGGGCCCTGGTGCCCGTGCTGCCCACCCGCGAGGAGTTCCCCTACGCCATCCGGCAGGTCTCCGAGGCGCTGGGCTCCAACGGCTCCACCTCGATGGGCTCGGTCTGTGCCTCGACCCTGTCCCTGCTGAACGCGGGCGTGCCGCTGAAGGCGGCCGTGGCCGGCATCGCCATGGGCCTGGTGTCCGACACCGTCACCGCCGAGGACGGCACCTCGTCGGTGCAGTACGTCGCGCTGACCGACATCCTGGGCGCCGAGGACGCGTTCGGCGACATGGACTTCAAGGTCGCCGGCACCCGGCAGTTCGTCACCGCGCTGCAGCTGGACACCAAGCTGGACGGCATCCCGTCCGAGGTCCTGCGCGGTGCGCTGGTGCAGGCCCGGGACGCCCGGTTCACCATCCTGGACGTCATGCACGAGGCGATCGACGCGCCGGACCCGATGAGCGAGAACGCCCCGCGGATCACCACCATCAAGGTGCCGGTCGACAAGATCGGCGAGGTGATCGGGCCGAAGGGCAAGATGATCAACTCGATCACCGAGCAGACCGGCGCGGACATCGCGATCGAGGACGACGGCACGATCTTCGTGTCCGGGCCGGACGGCGGCGCCGTGCAGGCCGCGATCGACATCATCAACTCGATCGCCAACCCGCAGCTGCCCAAGGTCGGCGAGCGCTTCCTGGGCACCGTGGTCAAGACCACTGCCTTCGGCGCCTTCGTCTCGCTGCTCCCGGGTCGCGACGGCCTGGTGCACATCTCCAAGCTGGGCAGCGGCAAGCGGATCGCCAAGGTCGAGGACGTGGTCAACGTCGGCGACAAGCTGCAGGTCGAGATCGTCGAGATCGACGCCCGCGGCAAGATCAGCCTGGTCCCGGTCAAGGCCGACGACCCGGCGGACGCGCCGGCTCCGGCCGATTCGGCTCCGGTGGCCGAGCCCGAGCCCGCGCAGGTCTGA
- a CDS encoding M16 family metallopeptidase yields the protein MVAVVTGPVRRARTTVLERAADGSTVTATLLPGGLRVVTESVPGARSATIGVWVGVGSVDETPRLAGASHFLEHLLFKGTRTRTGYEIADAVDAVGGELNAFTSHEYTCYYARILAEQAKLAVDLVCDVVLDAVIATDDVDTERTVILEEIAMRDDDPEDTLADAFAEAVFAGHPVAAPVIGSTGTITAMSRSQIAGYYRRRYHPGQMVVAIAGGVDHGDALRWVRAAFASRLARDPEAGPAQYRSGRGRARALGRPLVITRDTEQAHLCLGVPSGNRNSPDRSVLAVLSSALGGGMSSRLFRSIREERGLAYSCYSGTAAYSDVGALSVYAGCAPDHLGEVASLIGRELLDVAENGLRPDELTRVRGQLCGSLALALEDSESKMSRIGKSLLVRQEFRTVEQEFAAIRSVTAEQVGALARQLLQRPLSAAIVGPYADADQLPAPLRDLVG from the coding sequence GTGGTTGCCGTGGTGACCGGCCCGGTCCGGCGGGCTCGCACCACGGTGCTGGAGCGGGCGGCTGACGGTTCCACCGTCACCGCCACGCTCCTGCCCGGTGGCCTGCGGGTGGTCACCGAAAGTGTGCCGGGCGCGCGCAGCGCGACCATCGGCGTCTGGGTGGGCGTGGGGTCGGTCGACGAGACCCCACGCCTGGCCGGCGCGTCGCACTTCCTGGAGCACCTGCTGTTCAAGGGCACCCGTACCCGCACCGGGTACGAGATCGCCGACGCGGTCGACGCCGTCGGCGGCGAGCTGAACGCGTTCACCTCGCACGAGTACACCTGCTACTACGCGCGCATCCTGGCCGAGCAGGCCAAGCTGGCCGTCGACCTGGTGTGCGACGTCGTGCTGGATGCGGTGATCGCCACCGACGACGTGGACACCGAGCGCACGGTCATCCTGGAAGAGATCGCCATGCGCGACGACGACCCGGAAGACACGCTGGCCGATGCCTTTGCCGAGGCCGTGTTCGCCGGGCATCCGGTGGCCGCCCCGGTGATCGGCTCGACCGGCACGATCACCGCGATGTCCCGATCGCAGATCGCCGGCTACTACCGGCGTCGCTACCACCCCGGGCAGATGGTGGTGGCGATCGCCGGCGGCGTCGATCACGGCGATGCGCTGCGCTGGGTGCGCGCCGCCTTCGCGTCCCGGCTGGCCCGGGACCCGGAGGCCGGCCCCGCGCAGTACCGCAGCGGGCGCGGCCGGGCCCGCGCGCTCGGCCGGCCGCTGGTGATCACCCGGGACACCGAACAGGCCCACCTGTGCCTGGGTGTCCCTTCGGGCAACCGCAACTCGCCCGACCGCAGCGTGCTGGCCGTGCTGTCGTCCGCGTTGGGCGGCGGCATGAGCTCCCGGCTGTTCCGCTCGATCCGCGAGGAACGCGGCCTGGCCTACTCGTGCTACTCGGGCACCGCCGCCTACTCCGACGTCGGCGCGCTGTCGGTGTACGCCGGCTGCGCCCCCGACCACCTCGGCGAGGTGGCCAGCCTGATCGGCCGGGAACTGCTCGACGTCGCCGAGAACGGGCTGCGGCCGGACGAGCTGACCCGGGTGCGCGGCCAGCTGTGCGGCTCGCTCGCCCTGGCGCTGGAGGACTCCGAGTCGAAGATGAGCCGGATCGGCAAGTCGCTGCTGGTCCGCCAGGAGTTCCGCACCGTCGAGCAGGAATTCGCCGCGATCCGGTCGGTCACGGCCGAGCAGGTCGGCGCCCTGGCCCGCCAGTTGCTGCAGCGCCCCCTGTCCGCCGCCATCGTCGGCCCCTACGCCGACGCCGACCAGCTGCCCGCGCCGCTGCGCGACCTCGTCGGCTGA
- a CDS encoding putative quinol monooxygenase gives MVIVAGHLIVDPAGRTQYLAGCTDAVRAARAAPGCLDFALGADLLDPARVNVFERWTSPAALAAFRGQGPSEGQLDEIRRFSIDEFVVGRDA, from the coding sequence ATGGTCATCGTCGCGGGACATCTGATCGTCGATCCGGCCGGCCGGACGCAGTATCTGGCCGGCTGCACGGACGCGGTCCGCGCGGCCCGGGCCGCGCCGGGGTGCCTGGACTTCGCCCTGGGCGCCGATCTGCTCGATCCGGCCCGGGTGAACGTGTTCGAGCGCTGGACCTCGCCGGCCGCACTGGCCGCGTTCCGGGGGCAGGGCCCGAGCGAGGGTCAGCTGGACGAGATCCGGCGGTTCTCGATCGACGAGTTCGTCGTCGGCCGCGACGCATGA
- a CDS encoding DUF1905 domain-containing protein: MAGTRYEFAAELWRWAARTEQWVFLRLPDDVSAEIADVPRPRAGFGAVKVAATIGGSRWRTSIFPERTGGPYVLPVKKAVRISEGLEVGDVARVGIETLDDAG; the protein is encoded by the coding sequence GTGGCCGGGACCCGGTACGAGTTCGCCGCCGAACTGTGGCGGTGGGCCGCCCGCACCGAACAGTGGGTGTTCCTGCGCCTGCCCGACGACGTATCCGCCGAGATCGCCGACGTGCCGCGACCGCGGGCCGGGTTCGGCGCGGTCAAGGTGGCGGCCACCATCGGCGGGTCCCGGTGGCGCACGTCGATCTTCCCCGAGCGCACCGGCGGCCCCTACGTCCTCCCGGTCAAGAAGGCGGTCCGCATCTCCGAGGGTCTGGAGGTCGGCGACGTGGCTCGGGTCGGCATCGAAACCCTCGACGACGCCGGCTGA
- a CDS encoding LysR family transcriptional regulator, with protein sequence MIDVQRLAVLREVARAGSFAGAAAVLRHTPSAVSQQVAALERSAGLVLVERSTRGVRLTEAGRLLVTTADAVHAELTAAERHLTELREQGPPTLTVVTFPSAGEPLLAPALSPITAGRHVDITVIEAEPEQALDAVRDGRADLALLYHFHLPEPPRGWAAAAGPGTYTPLLTEPFRLVVPADHPLVGRPTIDLADFAGDRWIHGWGGPAEVVDALAALAGFRPQVVCRSSDYRFMSALVGAGVGVTLLPALALPERDDVRVLTLDPPPTRYVGAWVPARPWRNPTVEHLLESLRRRAAELSS encoded by the coding sequence TTGATCGACGTCCAGCGGCTGGCCGTGCTCCGCGAGGTCGCGCGGGCCGGCAGCTTCGCCGGCGCCGCCGCGGTGCTGCGCCACACGCCGTCGGCGGTCTCGCAGCAGGTGGCGGCCCTGGAGCGCAGCGCCGGTCTGGTCCTGGTCGAGCGCAGCACCCGCGGCGTGCGGCTGACCGAGGCCGGTCGCCTGCTCGTGACCACCGCCGACGCCGTGCACGCCGAACTGACCGCCGCCGAGCGGCACCTGACCGAACTTCGGGAGCAGGGTCCGCCGACCCTGACGGTGGTCACCTTCCCCAGCGCCGGCGAGCCGCTGCTCGCCCCGGCGCTGAGCCCGATCACCGCCGGCCGGCACGTCGACATCACGGTGATCGAGGCCGAGCCCGAACAGGCGCTGGATGCCGTGCGGGACGGTCGGGCCGATCTGGCCCTGCTCTATCACTTCCACCTGCCCGAGCCGCCGCGTGGCTGGGCGGCGGCCGCCGGCCCGGGCACCTACACCCCGCTGCTCACCGAGCCGTTCCGGCTGGTGGTGCCGGCCGATCACCCGCTGGTCGGCCGGCCCACGATCGACCTGGCCGACTTCGCCGGCGACCGTTGGATCCACGGGTGGGGTGGCCCGGCCGAGGTGGTGGACGCCCTGGCCGCCCTGGCCGGATTCCGCCCCCAGGTGGTGTGCCGGTCCAGCGACTACCGCTTCATGTCCGCCCTGGTCGGGGCCGGGGTCGGGGTCACGCTGCTGCCCGCGCTGGCGCTGCCCGAACGCGACGACGTCCGCGTGCTGACCCTGGACCCGCCGCCGACGCGGTACGTCGGCGCCTGGGTGCCCGCGCGCCCGTGGCGCAACCCGACCGTCGAGCACCTGCTGGAGTCGCTGCGCCGGCGGGCGGCCGAGCTGTCGAGCTGA
- a CDS encoding DMT family transporter, translating to MTMRVGWAGQERSGALLAGGAVVLVGGSVAASSLVGDYPVLGGQGVRYLLAGLLLAAWSRLRGEPLIRPTGREWGWLGALAAVGLAGCSVLMIQATRVADPGSVGVVIGAAPLVIVLAGALVRRRRPATRLLVAAAVVAAGAAAAQSGSGAGSFSLLGFALSLGALAGAVGTTVLAAPVLPRLGPMTVTVYSCVLAGGLLLVLAVQDGLATGATVLRMPTLVEFGALAYLAVMVTGVVCIAWFGAMQRLGSERTGLFNGLIPVASLAAVLLVGAGQVGAWQLIGALAVLVGVVLGLRRGPVVTATASGPTIAGAVPVGR from the coding sequence ATGACGATGCGGGTGGGATGGGCCGGACAGGAGCGGTCGGGCGCGCTGCTGGCCGGTGGTGCGGTCGTGCTGGTGGGCGGTTCGGTGGCCGCCTCCAGCCTGGTGGGGGACTACCCGGTGTTGGGCGGCCAGGGCGTGCGGTACCTGCTGGCCGGGCTGCTGCTGGCCGCCTGGTCGCGGCTGCGCGGGGAGCCGCTGATCCGCCCGACCGGGCGCGAATGGGGTTGGCTGGGGGCGCTGGCGGCGGTCGGTCTGGCCGGCTGCAGCGTGTTGATGATCCAGGCCACCCGGGTGGCCGATCCGGGCAGCGTCGGCGTGGTGATCGGCGCCGCGCCGCTGGTGATCGTGCTGGCCGGCGCGCTGGTCCGGCGGCGCCGCCCCGCGACCCGGCTGCTGGTGGCCGCCGCGGTGGTGGCGGCCGGTGCCGCGGCGGCCCAGTCGGGCTCCGGGGCCGGCTCGTTCAGCCTGCTCGGGTTCGCGCTGTCGCTCGGCGCCCTGGCCGGTGCGGTGGGCACGACCGTGCTGGCCGCGCCGGTGCTGCCCCGGCTCGGGCCGATGACCGTCACCGTGTATTCCTGTGTGCTGGCCGGGGGGTTGCTGCTGGTCCTGGCCGTGCAGGACGGCCTGGCCACCGGGGCCACCGTGCTGCGGATGCCGACGCTGGTCGAGTTCGGAGCGCTGGCCTACCTGGCCGTCATGGTCACCGGGGTGGTCTGCATCGCCTGGTTCGGCGCGATGCAGCGGCTGGGGTCCGAGCGCACCGGCCTGTTCAACGGCCTGATCCCGGTGGCCTCCCTGGCCGCGGTGCTGCTGGTCGGGGCCGGCCAGGTCGGCGCCTGGCAGCTGATCGGGGCGCTGGCCGTGCTCGTCGGAGTGGTCCTCGGGCTGCGCCGCGGCCCGGTCGTCACCGCGACTGCGTCCGGGCCGACCATCGCCGGCGCGGTGCCCGTCGGGCGCTGA
- the dapB gene encoding 4-hydroxy-tetrahydrodipicolinate reductase has product MTEAPLRVGVIGARGRMGAQTCQSVVEAPDMDLVAAVGGREWLFSLADADSQVVVDFSHPDVVMEHIRFCLDNNINVVAGTSGFDQDRLDTITDWLQAKPELGVIVVPNFAIGAVLAARFAREAARFFESVEIIELHHAGKADAPSGTAAATARAIAAAREQAGLGPGPDATTIEQPGARGASVDGIRVHSVRLPGLVAHQEVILGTAGETLTIRHDSLDRVSFMPGVLTAIRSVPGRPGLTLGLEQLLGVV; this is encoded by the coding sequence ATGACCGAGGCACCGTTGCGGGTGGGCGTCATCGGGGCCCGCGGCCGGATGGGCGCGCAGACCTGCCAGTCCGTCGTCGAGGCCCCGGACATGGATTTGGTGGCCGCCGTGGGCGGCCGGGAATGGCTGTTCTCGCTGGCCGACGCGGACAGCCAGGTCGTCGTCGACTTCAGCCATCCCGACGTGGTGATGGAGCACATCCGCTTCTGCCTGGACAACAACATCAACGTCGTCGCCGGCACGTCCGGGTTCGACCAGGACCGGCTGGACACCATCACCGACTGGTTGCAGGCCAAGCCCGAACTCGGGGTCATCGTGGTGCCCAACTTCGCCATCGGGGCGGTGCTGGCCGCCCGGTTCGCCCGGGAGGCGGCCCGCTTTTTCGAGTCGGTCGAGATCATCGAGCTGCACCACGCCGGCAAGGCCGATGCGCCGTCGGGCACCGCGGCGGCCACCGCCCGGGCGATCGCCGCGGCCCGGGAGCAGGCCGGACTCGGGCCGGGTCCGGATGCGACGACGATCGAGCAGCCCGGCGCCCGGGGTGCCTCGGTGGACGGCATCCGGGTGCACTCGGTCCGGCTGCCCGGGTTGGTGGCGCATCAGGAGGTGATCCTGGGCACCGCGGGGGAGACGCTGACCATCCGGCACGACTCGCTGGATCGGGTCTCGTTCATGCCCGGGGTGCTCACCGCCATCCGCTCGGTGCCCGGCCGCCCCGGCCTGACCCTGGGGCTCGAGCAGCTGCTCGGCGTGGTCTGA
- a CDS encoding tetratricopeptide repeat protein has translation MGRAYRTRIVVALLTLALIAYFILLGGRAIALIESGSAAGIALGIGVLLLPIIGVVLLFWELRFGWQTQRLGRQLAEQDRLPDDSDLPRRPSGRVERDAADAHFETVRERVEAAPQDWRGWYELAHAYDLAGDRKRARAAMRHAIDLERGRATTDGPDSA, from the coding sequence GTGGGTAGGGCCTACCGCACCCGGATCGTCGTCGCGCTGCTGACGCTGGCCCTGATCGCGTACTTCATCCTGCTCGGCGGCCGGGCCATTGCCCTGATCGAGTCCGGCAGCGCGGCCGGGATCGCGCTGGGCATCGGGGTGCTGCTGCTGCCGATCATCGGTGTCGTGCTGCTGTTCTGGGAGCTTCGGTTCGGCTGGCAGACGCAGCGGCTGGGTCGCCAACTGGCCGAGCAGGACCGGCTGCCCGACGACTCCGACCTGCCCCGGCGACCGTCCGGGCGGGTCGAACGGGACGCCGCCGACGCGCATTTCGAGACGGTCCGGGAACGGGTGGAGGCGGCGCCGCAGGACTGGCGCGGGTGGTACGAGCTGGCCCACGCCTACGACCTGGCCGGCGACCGCAAACGGGCCCGCGCGGCGATGCGGCACGCGATCGACCTGGAACGGGGTCGGGCCACGACGGACGGGCCGGACTCGGCCTGA
- a CDS encoding GNAT family N-acetyltransferase, whose protein sequence is MPGPPAQVACWLLVASSSVRPATVDDGRVIADLQLSVWRQAYATVLPAAALTLDPAEHAAAWTERIARGGPVLLAVEGAEPVGFAALSSTFDPQNLLEPLGEIEVLHVEPRWGRRGHGGRMLVSAGAELRRRGAHIGRWWIPQVDAATTRFVTAAGWAEDGVRRELDTGGPPIVELRWSGSLDLVAV, encoded by the coding sequence GTGCCGGGCCCGCCCGCCCAGGTGGCATGCTGGCTGCTCGTGGCCTCCAGCTCGGTGCGACCGGCGACCGTCGACGACGGGCGCGTCATCGCCGACCTGCAACTCTCGGTCTGGCGGCAGGCCTACGCCACGGTGCTGCCGGCGGCCGCGTTGACCCTCGACCCGGCCGAGCACGCGGCCGCCTGGACCGAACGGATCGCGCGCGGCGGGCCGGTGCTGCTGGCCGTCGAGGGCGCCGAGCCGGTCGGGTTCGCCGCGTTGAGCAGCACCTTCGATCCGCAGAACCTGCTGGAGCCGCTCGGGGAGATCGAGGTGCTGCACGTGGAGCCCCGCTGGGGCCGGCGCGGCCACGGCGGGCGAATGCTGGTCTCCGCCGGCGCGGAACTGCGCCGGCGCGGTGCCCACATTGGACGCTGGTGGATCCCGCAGGTGGACGCGGCGACCACCCGTTTCGTCACCGCCGCCGGCTGGGCCGAGGACGGGGTGCGCCGTGAACTGGACACCGGCGGCCCGCCGATCGTCGAGCTGCGGTGGTCGGGCTCACTGGACCTGGTCGCGGTCTGA
- a CDS encoding winged helix-turn-helix domain-containing protein, producing MSTSTSRPSPIRPAPRRPTGPVTGPAPVALSAAQARRVAIAAQRLDAPPADPARPVNRGHLRRLVHSIGLLQIDSVNVLARAHLLPVFSRLGPYPVGILEGAAWPARTQDRLLIESWAHMASLIPVELEPLLRWRQQEKVDGPWGMLTRLTEQHPGFLDVVLATIGDLGPSSAGDIEKALEAPGRAEAGWWEWSITKIACEHLFGTGAIGVAQRRGFERLYDLTERVLPPSILATPTPDRADAQRALVALAARAHGIATVADLADYFRMGMADTRRALTDLVEEGVVRPALVDGWREPAYLHREARIPRAVAGAALLSPFDPLVWRRERTERLFGFHYRIEIYTPAARRVYGYYVLPLLVGDALAGRVDLKADRATGRLLVQASWSEPGAGESATAEAAATELGRIAGWLGLTEVVVEPRGNLAARLAVQPGLRLAR from the coding sequence GTGAGCACCAGTACCTCCCGCCCGTCGCCGATCCGGCCCGCCCCCCGCCGGCCGACCGGGCCGGTCACCGGTCCGGCCCCGGTGGCGCTGTCCGCCGCTCAGGCCCGCCGGGTGGCCATCGCCGCCCAGCGACTGGACGCGCCGCCGGCCGACCCGGCCCGGCCGGTCAACCGCGGCCACCTGCGCCGGCTGGTGCACAGCATCGGCCTGCTCCAGATCGACTCGGTCAACGTGCTGGCCCGGGCGCATCTGCTGCCGGTGTTCAGCCGGCTCGGTCCTTACCCGGTGGGCATCCTGGAGGGCGCGGCCTGGCCGGCGCGCACCCAGGACCGGTTGCTGATCGAGTCCTGGGCGCACATGGCCTCGCTGATCCCGGTCGAGCTGGAGCCGCTGCTGCGCTGGCGGCAACAGGAAAAGGTCGACGGGCCCTGGGGCATGCTGACCCGGCTGACCGAGCAGCACCCGGGATTCCTGGACGTCGTGCTGGCGACCATCGGCGATCTGGGACCCAGCTCGGCCGGCGACATCGAGAAGGCGCTCGAGGCGCCCGGGCGGGCCGAGGCCGGCTGGTGGGAATGGTCGATCACCAAGATCGCCTGCGAGCACCTGTTCGGGACCGGAGCGATCGGCGTTGCCCAGCGGCGCGGCTTCGAGCGGCTCTACGACCTGACCGAGCGGGTCCTGCCGCCGTCGATCCTGGCCACGCCGACGCCGGACCGGGCGGATGCGCAACGGGCCCTGGTCGCGCTCGCGGCCCGGGCCCACGGGATCGCGACAGTCGCCGATCTGGCCGATTACTTCCGGATGGGGATGGCCGACACCCGGCGCGCGCTGACCGACCTGGTCGAGGAGGGCGTGGTACGGCCGGCGCTCGTCGACGGTTGGCGGGAGCCGGCCTACCTGCACCGGGAAGCGCGGATCCCGCGGGCGGTGGCCGGCGCGGCGCTGTTGAGCCCGTTCGACCCGCTGGTCTGGCGCCGGGAGCGCACGGAGCGGCTCTTCGGGTTCCATTACCGGATCGAGATCTACACGCCGGCGGCCCGCCGGGTGTACGGCTACTACGTGTTGCCCCTGCTGGTCGGGGATGCGCTGGCCGGGCGGGTCGACCTGAAGGCCGACCGGGCCACCGGGCGGCTGCTGGTGCAGGCGAGTTGGTCCGAGCCGGGGGCTGGAGAGTCGGCCACGGCCGAAGCGGCGGCCACCGAACTCGGGCGCATCGCCGGTTGGCTCGGCCTGACCGAGGTGGTGGTCGAACCGCGTGGCAACCTGGCCGCGCGCCTGGCTGTCCAGCCGGGACTGCGCTTGGCCCGATAA
- a CDS encoding gamma-glutamyltransferase has protein sequence MITLPASVAAGHPATAAAGRDILQQGGSAADAVAGMILAGCVSETLFTGLGGGGFATVYDAVTRQVHCLDFFVAVPGLDGTLPAPARDIKVAFGDVEVPYAVGGPSVAVPGTPSGVAALHTRFGRLPWAQIVGPARDLAESGTPFPMQHAVLLPDVAAAMVLGDGIAVYSRPDGSGGRRTLGPGELLHHEGLAQTLDDYLNDGPDALTTGARGRAFVDAVRADGGALSEMDMASYRVRELTVARAEFGPGVICVRDNDLDQFAATARVLASGLADTDPAARARHLATALRAPAVRTETTTVVAVDADGNACAATHSLGLGSGVWYGGVHGNSMLGEGELLRAELRPGERMPSMMVPLVVTDPAGGLLFAGGAAGGSRIRPALLQVLTRVIVDGRSPAEAVAAPRMTATPDAVHLEPGFGAGVIAALTDDGENVVQWPEQRPFFGGVAVIGRDGPAADPRRGGLALRLHP, from the coding sequence GTGATTACCTTGCCGGCCTCCGTGGCCGCCGGGCATCCGGCCACCGCTGCGGCCGGACGGGACATCCTGCAGCAGGGTGGGTCCGCGGCCGACGCCGTCGCCGGGATGATCCTGGCCGGCTGCGTGTCCGAGACCCTGTTCACCGGACTGGGCGGCGGCGGGTTCGCCACCGTCTACGACGCGGTCACCCGGCAGGTGCACTGCCTGGACTTCTTCGTCGCCGTTCCCGGGCTCGACGGCACCCTGCCGGCCCCCGCCCGGGACATCAAGGTCGCCTTCGGTGACGTCGAGGTCCCGTACGCGGTCGGCGGGCCGAGCGTCGCCGTGCCGGGTACGCCGTCCGGGGTGGCCGCCCTGCACACCCGGTTCGGGCGCCTGCCCTGGGCGCAGATCGTCGGCCCGGCCCGGGATCTGGCCGAGTCCGGCACCCCGTTCCCGATGCAGCACGCGGTGCTGCTGCCCGATGTCGCCGCCGCGATGGTGCTCGGCGACGGCATCGCGGTCTACTCCCGACCGGACGGCAGCGGCGGCCGGCGGACCCTGGGACCCGGCGAGCTGCTGCACCACGAGGGCCTGGCGCAGACCCTGGACGACTACCTCAACGACGGCCCCGACGCGCTGACCACCGGAGCGCGGGGCCGCGCCTTCGTCGACGCCGTCCGCGCGGACGGCGGCGCGCTGTCCGAGATGGACATGGCCAGCTACCGGGTGCGGGAGCTGACCGTGGCCCGCGCCGAGTTCGGCCCGGGCGTCATCTGCGTCCGCGACAACGATCTGGACCAGTTCGCCGCCACCGCGCGGGTGCTGGCCTCCGGGCTGGCCGACACCGACCCGGCCGCGCGGGCCCGGCACCTGGCCACGGCGTTGCGGGCGCCGGCCGTGCGCACCGAAACCACCACCGTGGTCGCGGTCGACGCGGACGGCAACGCCTGCGCGGCGACACATTCGCTCGGGCTCGGGTCGGGTGTCTGGTACGGCGGCGTGCACGGCAACTCGATGCTGGGCGAGGGTGAGCTGCTGCGGGCCGAGCTGCGGCCGGGCGAGCGGATGCCCTCGATGATGGTGCCGCTGGTGGTCACCGACCCCGCCGGCGGCCTGCTGTTCGCCGGGGGTGCCGCCGGCGGCAGCCGTATCCGCCCGGCCCTGCTGCAGGTGCTGACCCGGGTCATCGTCGACGGCCGCAGCCCGGCCGAGGCGGTCGCCGCCCCGCGGATGACCGCCACTCCGGACGCCGTGCACCTGGAACCCGGGTTCGGTGCCGGGGTGATCGCCGCGCTGACCGACGACGGCGAGAACGTGGTGCAGTGGCCCGAGCAGCGGCCGTTCTTCGGCGGGGTCGCCGTCATCGGCCGCGACGGTCCCGCCGCCGACCCCCGCCGCGGCGGCCTGGCCCTGCGCCTGCACCCCTGA